A region from the Linepithema humile isolate Giens D197 chromosome 1, Lhum_UNIL_v1.0, whole genome shotgun sequence genome encodes:
- the LOC105668976 gene encoding uncharacterized protein — translation MEADLMVSCPYNPAHRIRKAKLMAHVAKCKKSSKIENKATCPLDSSHIVDRDQLDEHIISCPGLANLITDVDYLNTDQNAEQAALIDSSRSVENWDEEPEVPPYNPMEVSENKKVLRSVAGLSKAERRKFRNKERMRMAQLNAEDLDASVGTSCSVKDADTSLYSLYSLRRSDNVSNDAHTSSANNLDKSSKQNASIQTNISHEFDDPFHRTLYNEFAPENDNLNELLEQSLHHAELFNKSLIPETKSAKDNSYIDKEKQDFPNFGQNENTKIELDAVGGLFNTNNLKQEKSECAASAAVSCERDDLSTLLKNLNAMKAAKEELNRNDKDLSQKEWDEMFDRFNILTNVQNAAAEESAQLLQQLSKLKLRQEVPPKK, via the exons ATGGAAGCAGATCTTATGGTCTCCTGTCCTTATAATCCTGCACATCGCATTCGTAAAGCGAAACTTATGGCTCATGTggcaaaatgcaaaaaaagcaGTAAGATAGAGAACAAAGCAACATGTCCACTGGATTCAAGTCATATAGTTGATCGTGACCAGCTTGAT GAGCATATCATATCATGCCCAGGtcttgcaaatttaataacagatgtggattatttaaatactgaTCAAAATGCAGAACAAGCTGCTCTTATAGACTCAAGTAGATCAGTTGAAAACTGGGATGag GAACCAGAAGTTCCGCCTTATAATCCGATGGaagtttcagaaaataaaaaggtaCTACGATCTGTTGCTGGATTGTCAAAAGCAGAGAGGAGGAAGTTTAGAAACAAGGAACGAATGCGTATGGCACAGCTTAATGCGGAAGATTTGGATGCTTCAGTAGGAACTTCATGTTCAGTGAAAGATgcg GATACATCATtgtattctttatattctCTTCGCCGTTCTGACAATGTCTCGAATGATGCACACACTTCATCTGCAAATAACTTGGATAAGTCATCTAAGCAAAATGCAAGCATACAAACTAATATCAGTCATGAATTTGATGATCCATTCCACagaacattatataatgaatttGCTCCTGAAAATGATAATCTTAATGAGCTGTTGGAACAATCCCTACATCATGCTGag ttatttaacaAATCATTAATTCCTGAGACAAAATCTGCGAAAGATAATTCTTACAtcgataaagaaaaacaagatTTCCCCAATTTTGGTCAAAATGAGAATACAAAAATTGAGTTAGATGCAGTTGGCGGATTATTCAATACCAATAATCTGAAACAAGAGAAGAGCGAGTGTGCTGCAAGTGCTGCTGTTTCATGCGAACGAGATGATCTTtcaactttattaaaaaatctgaatgcCATGAAGGCTGCAAAAGAGGAACTCAATCGAAATGATAAAGACTTAAGTCAGAAGGAATGGGATGAGATGTTTGAtagattcaatattttaacaaatgttCAGAATGCTGCTGCGGAAGAGAGTGCACAGTTATTGCAACAATTGAGTAAGCTTAAACTGCGTCAAGAAGTTCcacctaaaaaataa
- the Prosalpha3 gene encoding proteasome subunit alpha type-4: MARRYDTRTTIFSPEGRLYQVEYAMEAISHAGTCLGILANDGILLAAEKRNTNKLLDEVFFSEKIYKLNDDIVCSVAGITSDANVLTNELRLIAQRYLLQYGEDIPCEQLVSWLCDVKQAYTQYGGKRPFGVSILYMGWDKHYGYQLYQSDPSGNYGGWKATCIGNNSAAAVSSLKQEYKEGETTLKDAMALAIKVLSKTLDMNKLSAEKVEMAMLTRENGKTKTRILTATEVNALIAEHDRLEALAEQAKKEKQKA; this comes from the exons ATG GCACGTAGATATGATACACGTACTACGATTTTCTCACCGGAGGGTAGACTTTATCAAGTCGAATATGCTATGGAAGCTATCAGTCATGCTGGTACCTGTCTAGGTATATTAGCAAACGATGGTATTCTATTGGCAGCTGAGAAAAGAAACACCAATAAGTTGTTGGACGAAGTATTCTTCTCAGAAAAGATCTACAAGTTGAATGATGATATAGTTTGCTCAGTGGCTGGCATCACTTCAGATGCTAATGTCTTAACAAACGAATTACGTCTCATTGCGCAAAGATATCTTCTTCAGTATGGCGAGGATATACCCTGTGAACAGCTTGTTTCATGGTTATGCGATGTTAAACAGGCATATACCCAGTACGGTGGAAAAAGACCTTTTGGTGTGTCCATTTTATACATGGGATGGGACAAGCATTACGGCTACCAGTTGTATCAGTCAGATCCAAGTGGAAATTATGGTGGTTGGAAGGCAACGTGTATTGGGAATAATTCAGCAGCAGCTGTGTCGTCTCTGAAGCAGGAATATAAAGAGGGTGAGACCACTTTGAAAGACGCGATGGCGCTCGCCATCAAAGTGCTCTCTAAAACGTTGGATATGAACAAGCTCTCTGCTGAGAAGG TGGAAATGGCAATGTTAACACGTGAGAATGGCAAAACAAAAACAAGAATACTAACAGCGACTGAAGTCAATGCCTTAATCGCGGAACATGATCGGCTAGAAGCACTGGCAGAGCaagcaaagaaagaaaagcagAAGGCGTAG
- the Exo84 gene encoding exocyst complex component 8 — MADNNLAKVFANEDFNPEKFVKELSAQCVGADELRQQRARIQELANNTSAQLKRNVYQNYMQFIETAKEISHLESEMYQLSQLLSEQRALLSTLGSTRTAGVVFEELSESQQENSTNSVSKEEEQKQKLIQLIENVEGALSLAETPGRVCLHEGSLLELDPLEGTPLKRIHSYLFNDVLMVASWLANGGRRGPPRYKMQAVYNLESVAIVNVRDHGTVKLAFKLLAFSDTRVFQCATATSKKEWLDKCEQAKRAKLAGENSTDSPDNDKQLKEDKVAPSRSMSLDSNTLGMEDDDDSEYHEPPPEWVLEVAEDLDSCIAQRHFEEAYSLLEKAKAYLKDAQPTPLLTEIQSKVNERGRSLVNVLTKELELSAEAKSLQGGGLRSARRAVKLLIQLNRSAQACHLYLRLCSAVLKARLKRIKKEGTTVAYVKQLSAIAFSNIVEIAREFLKTFPQSTNCTSGLVVWCSQEVKHLTSHLAQQLFVPQVTLSTLVECIVAVRSHCDQLTQLGMDFRYQLDGQLRSPLAKAIQDAGENCAGTVKRHVAEDTWRPTNLETSQNLQKLLSELDDFGIGLPPSYATNDCWVPLTFNTLTFSKIYVSLLEDCLSVATPELMSTIDSVLVSVMRVEVQHLIVSLTDPKLKQERKLVQNNAAYVRDVIIARGLELYKSTTNQKFTKLLVLKEQIVFESLSPTKPRPAPRTSVPKYSTTEYL, encoded by the exons ATGGCTGATAATAACTTAGCGAAGGTTTTCGCAAACGAGGACTTTAACCCGGAAAAAT TTGTCAAGGAACTCAGTGCACAGTGTGTGGGTGCCGATGAATTACGGCAACAGCGTGCAAGAATACAAGAATTAGCAAACAATACGTCTGCTCAATTGAAACGAAATGTTTACCAAAACTATATGCAGTTTATCGAGACTGCTAAGGAGATCTCGCATCTGGAAAGTGAGATGTATCAATTGTCTCAACTTTTAAGCGAACAGCGGGCCTTGTTGAGCACACTAGGATCCACCAGAACAGCGGGTGTTGTTTTCGAAGAGTTGTCTGAGTCTCAGCAAGAAAACTCCACTAATTCTGTATCCAAGGAAGAGGAACAGAAGCAGAAACTCATTCAGCTAATTGAAAATGTAGAAGGCGCTCTG AGTTTAGCGGAGACTCCAGGACGCGTGTGTTTGCACGAAGGCTCTTTGCTTGAGTTAGATCCACTCGAAGGAACACCGTTAAAGAGGATTCACTCATATTTATTCAATGACGTTTTGATGGTCGCTTCCTGGCTGGCAAACGGTGGCAGGCGTGGTCCGCCTAGGTACAAAATGCAAGCagtttataatttagaaagtGTGGCGATCGTCAATGTGAGGGATCACGGCACTGTGAAATTGGCGTTTAAACTGCTAGCATTTTCCGACACGAGGGTATTCCAGTGCGCCACAGCGACAAGTAAA AAAGAGTGGCTGGACAAATGTGAGCAAGCGAAAAGAGCGAAGCTGGCGGGAGAGAATTCGACTGACTCGCCGGATAACGATAAGCAGCTGAAGGAGGACAAAGTAGCACCGTCTCGTTCGATGTCTTTGGATTCGAACACGTTAG GAATGGAGGACGATGATGATTCGGAGTATCACGAACCGCCGCCGGAATGGGTGCTAGAAGTAGCCGAGGATCTGGATTCCTGCATAGCGCAACGCCACTTTGAGGAGGCTTACAGCTTACTGGAGAAAGCGAAGGCTTATCTAAAGGACGCTCAACCGACACCGCTACTGACGGAGATCCAATCGAAGGTGAACGAGAGAGGTCGGTCGCTGGTCAACGTGCTGACCAAGGAACTGGAGTTGAGCGCGGAAGCGAAGTCGCTGCAAGGCGGCGGTTTGAGGAGTGCGCGACGCGCGGTCAAGCTTCTGATACAGCTGAATAGGAGCGCGCAAGCGTGCCATTTGTATCTACGATTGTGCAGCGCGGTGCTGAAAGCGCGATTGAAGAGGATCAAGAAAGAGGGCACAACCGTTGCTTACGTGAAGCAGCTCAGCGCGATCGCCTTTAGCAATATAGTGGAAATAGCGAGGGAATTCCTGAAAACCTTCCCCCAATCTACAAATTGCACTTCCG GCTTAGTTGTATGGTGCAGCCAGGAAGTGAAACACTTGACGTCACACTTGGCTCAGCAGCTCTTTGTACCGCAAGTTACGCTAAGTACACTGGTAGAATGCATCGTTGCTGTTCGTAGTCACTGTGATCAG TTAACTCAACTTGGCATGGACTTTCGTTATCAATTAGACGGACAACTCAGATCCCCGTTAGCTAAAGCGATTCAAGACGCGGGAGAGAACTGCGCCGGCACGGTGAAACGCCATGTGGCGGAAGACACATGGCGACCGACTAATCTGGAAACTAGTCAGAATCTACAGAAGTTATTATCCGAGCTCGATGATTTCGGCATCGGCTTACCACCGTCATACGCGACGAACGACTGTTGGGTGCCGCTGACATTTAATACATTAACTTTCTCCAAGATCTATGTCAGTCTGTTAGAAGATTGCCTTAGCGTAGCCACGCCCGAGCTTATGTCTACAATTGATAGCGTACTTGTGTCCGTGATGCGGGTCGAAGTTCAACATTTGATTGTCTCGCTTACAGATCCGAAGTTGAAGCAAGAG CGAAAATTAGTACAAAATAACGCAGCCTACGTGCGAGACGTTATTATCGCCCGGGGGCTGGAACTGTACAAATCCACAACAAATCAGAAGTTCACGAAGCTGCTTGTTCTAAAAGAGCAGATCGTATTCGAATCTCTATCGCCTACAAAGCCGAGACCAGCGCCGAGAACTTCAGTTCCTAAATACTCCACCACGGAGTATCTTTAA
- the LOC105668980 gene encoding sperm-associated antigen 7 homolog translates to MDLLGSILKSMDKPPTMNEKQKALLKKQQEEYQKRQKIEADKLKVFRQKVEEKINKFLQDDNAKEYKFPAMDQIHRSIIHDVAEVANVWAYSFGEEGVDRYIMIFKREHAPSEDQLNTLRKGEEWNEEVAKRLKQERERKAKEEVEDAKSRKRKENFVPNSFYKDKYQHLIGKEAALEAARKTEANSSYGCVPSENKKDQRSIEQTLADIRAKKRRLEMNNETSACSDNSTK, encoded by the exons ATGGATTTATTAGGATCCATTCTGAAATCCATGGACAAACCGCCCACAATGAACGAGAAGCAGAAGGCGCTCCTGAAAA AACAACAGGAAGAATATCAGAAGCGTCAGAAGATCGAAGCGGATAAGTTAAAAGTCTTCCGGCAGAAG GTTGAGGAGAAGATTAATAAGTTCCTACAAGATGACAATGCCAAAGAATACAAATTTCCTGCTATGGATCAAATACACAGGAGCATTAT ACATGATGTAGCAGAAGTAGCAAACGTTTGGGCTTACTCATTTGGTGAAGAAGGTGTCGATCGATACATCATGATCTTTAAGAGAGAACATGCGCCTTCAGAGGATCAATTGAACACACTGCGGAAGGGTGAAGAATGGAATGAAGAAGTTGCAAAAAGACTAAAgcaggagagagaaagaaaagccAAAGAAGAAGTAGAGGATGCAAAATCTAggaaacgaaaagaaaattttgtacCAAACAGTTtctataaagataaatatcaaCATTTGATTGGCAAAGAAGCGGCACTGGAAGCTGCTAGGAAAACGGAAGCCAACAGCAGTTATGGATGTG tGCCTAGCGAAAACAAGAAAGACCAAAGAAGTATAGAACAAACTTTGGCTGACATACGCGCTAAGAAGAGGAGATTGGAAATGAATAACGAAACTAGCGCTTGCAGCGACAACAGTACAAAATAG
- the eRF3 gene encoding eukaryotic peptide chain release factor GTP-binding subunit ERF3A has product MANSIAPDSWEQQADSNGDIVGPPPAQDKSIESKFSTLNVNAAEFVPSFCINSSPQSNTATAADSSPCNVAAAVMNTVTTTSMPVEIHHGNSTPVVLSDPIGSRVEEPPAGGGAPPPNVNDQLNTSPEHQPADSWEEAAVDGDPLLTPENEEADNDEDEELVVKVPKKKPVKVAEDTKSKKEHVNVVFIGHVDAGKSTIGGQIMALTGMVDKRTLEKYEREAKERSRETWYLSWALDTNQEEREKGKTVEVGRAYFETERKHFTILDAPGHKSFVPNMIGGAAQADLAVLVISARKGEFETGFDRGGQTREHAMLAKTAGVKHLVVLVNKMDDPTVEWDEGRYNECRDKILPYLRKLGFNPAKDLTFMPVSGQLGIGLKDPIPEHLCNWYSGPPFIPFIDSLPSLNRKSNGPFIMPIVDKYKDMGTVVMGKVEAGEAKKGQSLLVMPNRTAVTVDQLWSDDEEVTSVGPGENVKIKLKGIEEEDVSPGFVLCDSNNPIKTGKVFDAQVVILEHKSIICAGYSAVMHIHCAAEEVTVKALICLVDKKTGDKSKTRPRFVKQDQVAIMRIECAGVICLERFKLFQQMGRFTLRDENKTIAIGKVLKVVE; this is encoded by the exons ATGGCGAACAGCATAGCACCAGACTCGTGGGAGCAGCAGGCGGACAGCAACGGCGACATCGTCGGCCCGCCGCCCGCGCAGGACAAGTCCATCGAGAGCAAGTTCTCCACCCTAAATGTCAACGCTGCGGAATTCGTGCCTTCCTTCTGCATCAACTCGTCGCCGCAGAGCAACACCGCGACGGCGGCCGACAGCAGCCCCTGCAATGTCGCCGCCGCGGTGATGAACACCGTAACCACCACCTCCATGCCCGTCGAGATACATCATG GAAATTCTACTCCCGTTGTTCTATCAGATCCAATCGGCAGTCGAGTTGAGGAACCTCCTGCTGGGGGAGGGGCTCCACCGCCGAACGTCAACGACCAACTAAATACCAGCCCAGAGCACCAACCTGCAGATTCTTGGGAAGAAGCTGCAGTCGATGGTGACCCTTTACTTACTCCTGAAAATGAAGAA GCTGACAATGATGAGGATGAGGAACTGGTTGTTAAAGTACCTAAAAAGAAACCTGTCAAAGTAGCAGAAGATACCAAAAGCAAAAAGGAACATGTTAACGTTGTTTTCATAGGGCACGTGG ACGCCGGAAAGTCAACCATTGGAGGTCAAATTATGGCGCTCACGGGGATGGTCGACAAACGTACTCTAGAAAAATACGAACGAGAGGCGAAAGAAAGAAGTCGAGAAACATGGTACTTAAGTTGGGCGTTGGATACAAAtcaggaagaaagagagaaagggaaaacAGTGGAAGTAGGTAGAGCATATTTCGAGACGGAGCGGAAGCATTTCACAATATTAGATGCACCCGGCCATAAAAGCTTCGTACCGAATATGATTGGCGGCGCGGCGCAAGCCGATCTAGCAGTTCTTGTTATTTCTGCGAGAAAAGGCGAGTTCGAAACGGGCTTCGACAGAGGGGGTCAAACGAGAGAGCACGCTATGCTTGCTAAAACCGCGGGTGTCAAGCATCTGGTTGTGTTAGTGAATAAGATGGACGATCCTACTGTCGAATGGGACGAAGGACGGTACAATGAATGCAG GGATAAGATACTGCCATATCTTCGTAAATTAGGATTCAATCCTGCGAAAGATCTTACGTTCATGCCGGTTTCTGGTCAGCTCGGTATTGGCCTAAAGGATCCAATACCCGAACATCTCTGTAATTGGTATAGTGGCCCACCCTTCATACCTTTTATCGATTCACTACCGTCGCTCAATCGTAAGAGTAATGGGCCCTTTATTATGCCGATTGTCGACAAATACAAGGACATGGGGACAGTAGTTATGGGCAAAGTTGAAGCGGGAGAAGCCAAAAAAGGACAGTCGTTGCTCGTTATGCCAAATAGG aCGGCGGTGACGGTGGATCAGCTGTGGTCGGATGATGAGGAAGTGACGTCTGTGGGACCTggagaaaatgtgaaaatcaAGCTGAAGGGTATTGAGGAGGAGGACGTTAGCCCCGGATTTGTTTTATGCGATAGCAACAATCCTATCAAGACTGGGAAGGTCTTCGACGCGCAGGTCGTGATCTTAGAACACAAAAGTATCATTTGTGCGGGATACAGTGCTGTTATGCATATCCATTGCGCCGCGGAGGAAGTCACAGTTAAGGCGCTGATTTGTTTGGTGGACAAGAAGACGGGCGATAAAAGTAAAACGAGGCCAAGGTTCGTTAAGCAGGATCAGGTGGCTATAATGAGAATCGAGTGCGCGGGAGTTATATGTCTTGAAAGATTCAAATTATTCCAACAAATGGGTCGCTTCACTCTTAGGGATGAAA atAAAACTATCGCAATTGGCAAGGTGCTGAAGGTCGTCGAATAA
- the LOC105668978 gene encoding acyl-CoA synthetase short-chain family member 3, mitochondrial isoform X1: MLHEMNPSFLDAKSENSEKLRLESCIARSRISRKMDNNDYIMEPHRNECASYEEAYKKSLECPEEFWGEIAGCLDWSKPWHKVLDNSNQPFTKWFVGGELNACYNAVDRHVRAGYGEKTALIHDSPQTSLIRKVTYNELLEKTSKLAGALADLGVCKGDRVIIYMPLIPETIIAILATARLGAIHSVVFGGFAANELASRINHAEPKVIIAASCGLEPSKVIKYTTMLNGAMKMIAVPKPKCIVFQRRNIWEAPLLKEQFDWDDLIKKSKPHPCIIVEANDPLYILYTSGTTGQPKGIIRPIGGHLATLCWTMKTVYGMNKNSVWWVASDLGWVVGHSYICYGPLIYGATSVMYEGKPDRTPDAGQYFRIIEQHSVNALFCVPTALRVIRRADPETLLGKKYSLKSLKTIFVAGEFCDYETKIWAEKAFKVPVLNNWWQSETGHPITALCLGYDHYPNLPKFSTGLPIPGYEIHILREDGSKAPQQELGRIAIKLPLPPGCMSTLYQAPERFKEVYFSTFPGYYDTMDAGYIDEFGYVYVTARDDDIINVAGHRISTAALEDIILAHTDVADAAIVGVPDLTKGEVPLCLYVKRDAMKDEKEINEELVERVRSMIGPIASFRAAAAVTALPKTRSGKIIRKSIATLAQSKQLKIPSTIEDPTVYREIKEALQKLGYAKLAPDPQ; the protein is encoded by the exons ATTACATTATGGAACCTCATCGAAACGAGTGCGCCAGTTACGAGGAAGCATACAAAAAATCATTGGAGTGCCCCGAAGAGTTTTGGGGCGAGATTGCTGGTTGTCTCGACTGGAGCAAACCTTGGCACAAGGTGTTGGATAATTCCAACCAGCCATTCACAAAATG GTTTGTCGGCGGAGAATTAAATGCTTGTTACAACGCAGTGGACCGCCACGTGCGCGCCGGATACGGAGAAAAAACAGCTTTAATACACGACAGCCCGCAAACATCATTAATACGCAAAGTAACGTACAACGAACTCTTAGAGAAGACGTCTAAGTTAGCGGGCGCGTTAGCGGATTTAGGTGTGTGTAAAGGCGATAGGGTGATCATCTACATGCCGCTGATCCCCGAGACTATAATCGCGATTTTAGCCACCGCCAGACTCGGAGCGATTCACTCGGTGGTTTTTGGAG GCTTTGCAGCAAATGAATTAGCGTCTCGAATAAATCACGCCGAGCCGAAGGTTATTATTGCTGCGAGTTGCGGCTTGGAACCGTCCAAAGTGATTAA ATATACTACTATGCTAAATGGTGCCATGAAAATGATCGCCGTGCCGAAGCCAAAGTGTATCGTGTTCCAGAGAAGAAACATATGGGAGGCTCCATTGCTCAAGGAGCAATTCGATTGGGATGatctcattaaaaaatcaaaaccTCATCCGTGTATAATAGTCGAAGCTAATGAtccattgtatatattatacacatcGGGCACTACAG gacAACCAAAGGGGATTATAAGGCCAATCGGCGGCCACTTGGCGACCCTCTGTTGGACTATGAAAACGGTTTATGGAATGAATAAGAATTCGGTTTGGTGGGTAGCTTCTGATTTGGGGTGGGTTGTCGGACATTCGTATATTTGCTACGGCCCACTCATATACGGCGCGACGAGTGTGATGTACGAGGGCAAGCCCGACAGGACACCGGATGCTGGTCAATATTTCAG AATCATCGAGCAACATAGCGTAAACGCATTATTCTGCGTGCCTACAGCTCTGCGTGTTATAAGACGAGCGGATCCGGAAACGTTATTAGGAAAGAAATACTCTTTAAAAtc CttgaaaacaatatttgtaGCTGGCGAGTTTTGCGACTACGAAACCAAAATCTGGGCCGAGAAAGCGTTTAAAGTGCCCGTTTTGAACAACTGGTGGCAATCGGAGACTGGACATCCTATTACCGCACTGTGTCTAGGATACGATCATTATCCCAACTTGCCCAAATTCAGTACAGGGCTTCCTATACCCGGATACGAGA TCCACATTCTGCGGGAAGACGGAAGTAAGGCGCCGCAACAAGAACTCGGACGAATCGCGATCAAGTTACCGTTACCACCCGGGTGTATGTCGACACTTTATCAAGCACCCGAAAGATTCAAGGAAGTATATTTCTCGACGTTTCCG GGTTACTACGACACCATGGACGCAGGATATATCGACGAGTTCGGTTACGTTTACGTGACAGCGAGAGACGATGACATTATAAATGTAGCCGGGCACAGAATATCTACGGCTGCATTGGAAGATATTATCTTAGCTCATACCGATGTGGCGGATGCTGCGATTGTCGGTGTGCCGGATCTTACAAAGGGGGAGGTACCGCTGTGCCTTTATGTTAAACGAG ATGCAATGAAAGACGAGAaggaaataaatgaagaaCTAGTTGAGCGGGTAAGAAGCATGATTGGACCGATTGCATCTTTTCGCGCTGCCGCCGCTGTTACCGCGTTACCCAAAACCCGTTCCGGAAAAATAATTCGCAAATCTATCGCTACATTGGCGCAGTCGAAACAACTCAAG ATTCCCAGCACGATTGAAGATCCGACGGTTTACCGGGAAATCAAGGAGGCACTCCAGAAACTGGGATACGCAAAATTGGCCCCGGATCCGCAATGA
- the LOC105668978 gene encoding acyl-CoA synthetase short-chain family member 3, mitochondrial isoform X2, whose translation MEPHRNECASYEEAYKKSLECPEEFWGEIAGCLDWSKPWHKVLDNSNQPFTKWFVGGELNACYNAVDRHVRAGYGEKTALIHDSPQTSLIRKVTYNELLEKTSKLAGALADLGVCKGDRVIIYMPLIPETIIAILATARLGAIHSVVFGGFAANELASRINHAEPKVIIAASCGLEPSKVIKYTTMLNGAMKMIAVPKPKCIVFQRRNIWEAPLLKEQFDWDDLIKKSKPHPCIIVEANDPLYILYTSGTTGQPKGIIRPIGGHLATLCWTMKTVYGMNKNSVWWVASDLGWVVGHSYICYGPLIYGATSVMYEGKPDRTPDAGQYFRIIEQHSVNALFCVPTALRVIRRADPETLLGKKYSLKSLKTIFVAGEFCDYETKIWAEKAFKVPVLNNWWQSETGHPITALCLGYDHYPNLPKFSTGLPIPGYEIHILREDGSKAPQQELGRIAIKLPLPPGCMSTLYQAPERFKEVYFSTFPGYYDTMDAGYIDEFGYVYVTARDDDIINVAGHRISTAALEDIILAHTDVADAAIVGVPDLTKGEVPLCLYVKRDAMKDEKEINEELVERVRSMIGPIASFRAAAAVTALPKTRSGKIIRKSIATLAQSKQLKIPSTIEDPTVYREIKEALQKLGYAKLAPDPQ comes from the exons ATGGAACCTCATCGAAACGAGTGCGCCAGTTACGAGGAAGCATACAAAAAATCATTGGAGTGCCCCGAAGAGTTTTGGGGCGAGATTGCTGGTTGTCTCGACTGGAGCAAACCTTGGCACAAGGTGTTGGATAATTCCAACCAGCCATTCACAAAATG GTTTGTCGGCGGAGAATTAAATGCTTGTTACAACGCAGTGGACCGCCACGTGCGCGCCGGATACGGAGAAAAAACAGCTTTAATACACGACAGCCCGCAAACATCATTAATACGCAAAGTAACGTACAACGAACTCTTAGAGAAGACGTCTAAGTTAGCGGGCGCGTTAGCGGATTTAGGTGTGTGTAAAGGCGATAGGGTGATCATCTACATGCCGCTGATCCCCGAGACTATAATCGCGATTTTAGCCACCGCCAGACTCGGAGCGATTCACTCGGTGGTTTTTGGAG GCTTTGCAGCAAATGAATTAGCGTCTCGAATAAATCACGCCGAGCCGAAGGTTATTATTGCTGCGAGTTGCGGCTTGGAACCGTCCAAAGTGATTAA ATATACTACTATGCTAAATGGTGCCATGAAAATGATCGCCGTGCCGAAGCCAAAGTGTATCGTGTTCCAGAGAAGAAACATATGGGAGGCTCCATTGCTCAAGGAGCAATTCGATTGGGATGatctcattaaaaaatcaaaaccTCATCCGTGTATAATAGTCGAAGCTAATGAtccattgtatatattatacacatcGGGCACTACAG gacAACCAAAGGGGATTATAAGGCCAATCGGCGGCCACTTGGCGACCCTCTGTTGGACTATGAAAACGGTTTATGGAATGAATAAGAATTCGGTTTGGTGGGTAGCTTCTGATTTGGGGTGGGTTGTCGGACATTCGTATATTTGCTACGGCCCACTCATATACGGCGCGACGAGTGTGATGTACGAGGGCAAGCCCGACAGGACACCGGATGCTGGTCAATATTTCAG AATCATCGAGCAACATAGCGTAAACGCATTATTCTGCGTGCCTACAGCTCTGCGTGTTATAAGACGAGCGGATCCGGAAACGTTATTAGGAAAGAAATACTCTTTAAAAtc CttgaaaacaatatttgtaGCTGGCGAGTTTTGCGACTACGAAACCAAAATCTGGGCCGAGAAAGCGTTTAAAGTGCCCGTTTTGAACAACTGGTGGCAATCGGAGACTGGACATCCTATTACCGCACTGTGTCTAGGATACGATCATTATCCCAACTTGCCCAAATTCAGTACAGGGCTTCCTATACCCGGATACGAGA TCCACATTCTGCGGGAAGACGGAAGTAAGGCGCCGCAACAAGAACTCGGACGAATCGCGATCAAGTTACCGTTACCACCCGGGTGTATGTCGACACTTTATCAAGCACCCGAAAGATTCAAGGAAGTATATTTCTCGACGTTTCCG GGTTACTACGACACCATGGACGCAGGATATATCGACGAGTTCGGTTACGTTTACGTGACAGCGAGAGACGATGACATTATAAATGTAGCCGGGCACAGAATATCTACGGCTGCATTGGAAGATATTATCTTAGCTCATACCGATGTGGCGGATGCTGCGATTGTCGGTGTGCCGGATCTTACAAAGGGGGAGGTACCGCTGTGCCTTTATGTTAAACGAG ATGCAATGAAAGACGAGAaggaaataaatgaagaaCTAGTTGAGCGGGTAAGAAGCATGATTGGACCGATTGCATCTTTTCGCGCTGCCGCCGCTGTTACCGCGTTACCCAAAACCCGTTCCGGAAAAATAATTCGCAAATCTATCGCTACATTGGCGCAGTCGAAACAACTCAAG ATTCCCAGCACGATTGAAGATCCGACGGTTTACCGGGAAATCAAGGAGGCACTCCAGAAACTGGGATACGCAAAATTGGCCCCGGATCCGCAATGA